TATGAGGGTCTGGGACAACTGGTAAGTGAGGTAACATACGGTGCTGTAGAACAGCAGCAGGACGATCGGGTACAGCTGCTGCAACAGCGGGTTGATGAACTGGAGTTGACACTTCAGCACCTGGCAGAGACACATATGGCCCTGCAGGAACAGATGGAGAAACAACGCCTATGGATGAATGAGAAGCTGGAGGAAGAGCGAGATCGCGAACTCGTGACCAACCTGCGAAGCTTTCAGACTAGAAAACGCAAACCCAAAGGAGCATCACTGCGTATGTTGTTTGGACTACTGCCCAAGAAGCATAAGGAAGCTTGAGCGACAGACTATTGCCCATCGTGATTTTGCGTTATCGGCCTGATATAATAAGCTCCATACAACATGAAGACTGGCCATGGACCGCTCGGTATAGAAACAGACCGGGATGAGTTCGGAAAGCTGGCGTGGGAGGATCTGTGGAGCTGCGACGAAGTTGGCAAAGATTGCTCGGACTATGGACGGACAGTCCTCGCCGGAAAGGCACGACCCTTGCTGAGCGTTATACAATACAGGAATTGCTGGGTATGGGGAGCTATGGGCTGACATACCTGTGTACAGATGAGCAGAACGGCAGGGAAGTGGCGTTGAAGGAGTCCAAGCCCAGCAAGAGAAGACTCGCTGCACATCTGTTGGAGCGGGAGGCGGACGTGATGAAACTTCTGCATCATCCGGCGATCCCTGATCTATTGGATATGTTCACATCCGGGAGACGAAGTTATATCGTTACCGAGTATATTCGTGGACAGACGCTGGAAGATTGCATATTTGAGCAAGGTCTGCGATATACGGAGCGGGAATGTCTGGAACTTGCAGGTCAACTGCTGGCTCCGGTGGCTCATGTGCATGAACAGGGATATATTCATGGCGATGTGCGGATTCCCAATGTTATTTTACGTGAAGGGACGGTGCATCTGATTGACTTTGGCCTGGCGAGACGCTTGGGGGAGCCGTTGTTGCCGGAGTTAAAGCGACGTATGCGTGAAGTCCCTGAGCCTGAAGATGAACCGGCTACACCGGATCATGATCTGCAGGATATCGGCCACTTTCTTCTCTTTATGCTGTATTCGGCTTATGAGCCAGAGAAAGGTCGTGAACCCGCCAGCTGGCAGGAGGAACTTAAGCTTACGCCGGAATTGCACCAGATGCTGGAGCGACTCCTGGGACTTCGTCCGGGTTATGAAGGCGGAGCGATGGAGTTACGGGCAGAGATGGAACGTGTGTTGTTGAAGGTAAGATGAAATAAGTTCTAATAAGTTCTATAGACGGACCTATATTTGTTATTCGTGACCTCTTCGTATTGTATCTGTAGGGGTCTTTTTCCTTATACATGCATAACGTATCATAACAGTGGGTTGAATGATATAATGAATAACAATTATACGTTGAAGGAGGCGATTCATCATATGCTTAAAAAACTGGAAGGCGATCATGCCGAACTATTCAAAACGTGGTTTCATAGCAAAAAAGATACCATAGTGGATATCGAAGGAAAGCATTATTTAATCAAGCCGCTGGAAAACGTCGTTCAGGAAGAAATAGAGAGTGATTTGGAACTCAAAACTTTAATTATGCAAGCCAAAAAGGATATTTCATCGGGTAAGGTCTACTCTACAGATGATATAATTGACGCAATTGAAAAAGGGAATTTATAGATGTTTATCCAGTGGACACCTTCAGCAAGACAGGCTCTCGCTCAAATCGGAGTGTTCGTTTCACTCAGGAAGAGACAAAGCTCTATAAGATTGAACTGGTTCGGAGAATTGAGATGAAGGTGGCTGTCATGGCGGAATCCATGCCAGCTCAGGAACCATCCTGGCAAGGGACGTACCGGATACTATTTGATAAATTTAAAGTGTATTACTCGTTCTCGGTGGATAAGCAAATTTGCTACATTGAGGCATTAAGACATCAAAATCAGCAAAATTGATACATACTTATAAAGAAACAATAAAGGGGTGTTTTACGGGCCGTAAGTACGGCTCGCGAACACCCCTTTATTACATATTCATTTGTGTTCGTGTCCACTGAGGTGGCACGATCATTGCTCTTTAGTATCAGTAGCGAAAGCCGCTTAGCTGGAGCTGTATTTTCTGCTTTTGTAATACCCGGAGCCACTGCGGCTGTCCCTATATTTCACATCCGAAGAAGAATAACGCTTGTAGGAACGCTTGCCGGAGGAACTGCTGTGACGTTTATATGAGCGCCTGTCCGAAGAACTGTAACGTTTGCGGTGAGATGAAGATTTGGAATCGATAAGTTTGCCGATAATTTTTTTGAACATGAGCTTTCACCCTTTCGACTTCAACTGTTTTAACCATATACGTGGCCAGATCAGAAGGGGTTTCGAGTTTTTCATGGATAATTGTATTCATTGGACAGGAGCTTGGCGTATAATAGGATGTTGCTGATTGCGCGGAATTTTTTATTTTGAGCGTTTAGCGTTACAATAGAGGACAGGATAAGATTTTAACGGACAGGAGTAGTTATGATGATTACATTGAAGACCAAAGAACAGATTGAATATATGAAAAAAGCCGGAGAAATTCTGGCCGCATGCCATAGAGAAATTGCAAAGATGATTCGTCCAGGCATTACGACACAGGAGATCGATCAGTTTGCAGAGGCTTTTATGAAGAAAAATGGCGCTACACCGGAACAAAAGGGGTATAACGGATACCAATATGCGACATGTGCGTCGGTTAATGATGTGATCTGTCACGGGTTTCCGGGAAAATATGCACTGAAGGACGGCGATATCGTTACAATCGACATGGTGGTTAATCTGAATGGCTGGTTGGCCGATTCTGCCTGGTCTTATGCTGTAGGTGAAGTGACTCCGGAAGCGCAACATCTGCTGGATGTAACCAAAAACTCACTGTACAAAGGCATTGAATTTGCCGTGGTGGGCAACCGAATCGGAGATATCTCCCATGCCATTCAAGTCTATGCAGAGGGTGAAGGTCTGTCGGTTGTGCGCGAGTTTATCGGACACGGCATTGGTGAGAAGATGCATGAGGAACCACAAGTCCCTCACTATGGTCCGCCACATCGGGGTCCGCGTCTTAAGGAAGGTATGGTTATTACGATCGAACCGATGTTGAACATTGGTACGTTTCGCAGCAAGCTGGATTCGGATGGATGGACTGCACGTACTATGGATGGAAGTCTGTCTGCCCAGTATGAACATACCATTGCGATCACAGCAGACGGTCCTGTGATTTTGACAGCACAATAATAGCTAAAAGCAGCTACAATGTGACGATATTTGCATATTTCAAGGCGGCCCACGTTTGTGATCCGCCTGTTTCGGTTTAAACTAATAAGAAGTGATAACACAGAGCCAGTGGTGAGTGATCTCAGCTGACAAGGGTTAACCTTGCGTCCACTTGGCAACAAGGAGGTAATTTTGGTGTCTGTAAATAAACAGATCGTACTTGCGTCTCGTCCCGAAGGTGCCCCATCCAGAGAGAATTTCAAATTCATTGATGCACCTCTTCCTGAACCGGAAGCTGGGCAAGTCCTGGTCCGTACATTATATTTGTCGGTCGATCCGTACATGCGGGGCCGCATGAAAGATACAAAATCCTATGCTGCACCGTACGCGTTGAATGAAGTGATTAAGGGTGGCGCCATTGGGCAGGTAGTGGAATCTTCGGAACCCAATCTGCGCAAAGGAGATCTCGTATCCGGCATGTGGGGCTGGCAGCAATATGCTGCAGTGAATACGACGGATCTTTCGCTGATTGATACTGAAGAGGCACCAATCACGGCATACCTGGGTGCGCTGGGCCTGACGGGTCTGACGGCTTATTTTGGTATGGAAGACATCGGCAAACCGAAGGACGGCGAAACGGTCGTTGTATCGGGAGCAGCCGGAGCGGTAGGCATGATTGCAGGTCAGATTGGTAAAATCGTAGGAGCGCGCGTGGTCGGCATTGCAGGCTCCGATGAAAAATGCGTGTATTTGAAAGAAAAACTGGGCTTCGATGTGGTGTTGAACTACAAGAAGGAGCAGGATATGTCAGCGGCCATTGAACGGGCTTGCCCGGATGGCGTGGACGTCTACTTCGACAATGTGGGCGGCGACATCTCAGATGCAGTCTTGCGTCACATCAATCGGAATGCACGTATTCCTTTATGCGGTCAGATCTCGTCTTATAATCTGGAGAAACCGGATATCGGGATGCGACCACAGACGTTGCTGTTAACAAACACAGCATTAATGAAAGGTTTCCTGCTGGGTGACTATACAAAATCCTTCAAGGAAGGCCGCGCCAAGTTGGCGAAATGGATCAAGGAAGGTCATCTCCAGTATGAAGAAAACATTGTGGACGGGTTTGAACAGACGCCTGAAGCTTTTATGGGCCTCTTCTCTGGAGATAATCTGGGCAAGCAGTTGGTTAAGGTTGCAGATCCGGAATAGATATCAAACGATGTACATGTAAAATCAGGTTGGACACGAAAAGACACGTTCTGCGCACCGATGGTGCAGCAGAACGTGTCTTTTTTATCTGTAAATATGTGCGTGGTCTATGTAGGGACACTAGTGTTCGGCGACCAGCACTTCTTTGTAGTGTTTGTACATATATACACGCCAGCGTACAATCATGCCAAAAGCCAGCAGGAAGAACAATCCGCCCGTTTGCGGAATGCTTACATATCGCTGAATGACTTCATGCAGAATTAAGCGTACGGCCAGCAATCCAAGCAGAATGAAAGCAAAGCTGCGGGAGCGCGTGGCGAAGATCTCTTCACCTACTCGTTCAAACCGTGTACTGCGAATGAGGGGATAGGAGAAGAGGAACCAGCCCACCAGGAACGCAATGAATGCCCAGAGTAGAGGAACATGTGTTGCAGGAACAACAAACATAAGAAATCCTGTGCTCATGCCGAGCGGAGGAATAAGGATTTTGCGAATGGTCACCGGTCTGTGACTGGCTTTCATGCGGATGAAGATGGCAAGCAGTGCCATGACGATCATGCCCACAGTTGCTCCAATTTGCAGGTAGTACGGACTGATTTGAGCCACGTAGAACTCCCTCTTTCTGGAATAATATATTATCCGTAGATCCGGAACCCAGTACGAATTGCCGGAATTTTCAGTTCCTATTATATCACAAACGCATATAGCCGATAGAAAGCTTAGTGTATCATATACCCGATATGTATTCACAGGGTTTATTTGAAAATTTTGTATTATTGTGCCCGTTGTAAGGCCGTTTATTCGATTAAGGGGAAATCATGCAATGATTGGACAACAATGGATGTATACTAAGCTCATCGGTTCACATCATACAGGGTGGCTTGCAGGTAATACAGATTGGTTGGTACATGTGGTGAGCTTCATATGTGCAAGTGTACTGATTCTTTTGCTGATTATCTACGGTTATATCTTATGTTTGAAATATAAGAGCAAACGCAGGGAAAAAGTTAAGACAACACTGAGGCAGGAATTACTTGCAGAAGGTTCATTTCTACAGCAATATCTGAACAACGGAGAAATCGGTGTAGATGTATTGAATATGACTGGAGATCAACAGATCGTTTTGCAGCAGTTGTTATTGCAACGGCTCGCTCAAGGTCCGGTAGAGCAGGAGAATCTGCGAATTCGTCTGTTATCTTGGCAAGTCTTCGGAAGCTCATACCGGTCGGTTCTGAAGACGGGAAAGTGGAGTGAACGGGTCAACACGTTGTTATATATTGAACAGTTTCATATGGTGGAGCTTCTGCCCAAGTTAGAGGATATGCTAAGGGTT
The window above is part of the Paenibacillus sp. 1781tsa1 genome. Proteins encoded here:
- a CDS encoding protein kinase, whose translation is MELRRSWQRLLGLWTDSPRRKGTTLAERYTIQELLGMGSYGLTYLCTDEQNGREVALKESKPSKRRLAAHLLEREADVMKLLHHPAIPDLLDMFTSGRRSYIVTEYIRGQTLEDCIFEQGLRYTERECLELAGQLLAPVAHVHEQGYIHGDVRIPNVILREGTVHLIDFGLARRLGEPLLPELKRRMREVPEPEDEPATPDHDLQDIGHFLLFMLYSAYEPEKGREPASWQEELKLTPELHQMLERLLGLRPGYEGGAMELRAEMERVLLKVR
- the map gene encoding type I methionyl aminopeptidase, which produces MITLKTKEQIEYMKKAGEILAACHREIAKMIRPGITTQEIDQFAEAFMKKNGATPEQKGYNGYQYATCASVNDVICHGFPGKYALKDGDIVTIDMVVNLNGWLADSAWSYAVGEVTPEAQHLLDVTKNSLYKGIEFAVVGNRIGDISHAIQVYAEGEGLSVVREFIGHGIGEKMHEEPQVPHYGPPHRGPRLKEGMVITIEPMLNIGTFRSKLDSDGWTARTMDGSLSAQYEHTIAITADGPVILTAQ
- a CDS encoding NADP-dependent oxidoreductase, with the translated sequence MSVNKQIVLASRPEGAPSRENFKFIDAPLPEPEAGQVLVRTLYLSVDPYMRGRMKDTKSYAAPYALNEVIKGGAIGQVVESSEPNLRKGDLVSGMWGWQQYAAVNTTDLSLIDTEEAPITAYLGALGLTGLTAYFGMEDIGKPKDGETVVVSGAAGAVGMIAGQIGKIVGARVVGIAGSDEKCVYLKEKLGFDVVLNYKKEQDMSAAIERACPDGVDVYFDNVGGDISDAVLRHINRNARIPLCGQISSYNLEKPDIGMRPQTLLLTNTALMKGFLLGDYTKSFKEGRAKLAKWIKEGHLQYEENIVDGFEQTPEAFMGLFSGDNLGKQLVKVADPE
- a CDS encoding cytochrome c biogenesis protein CcdC, whose amino-acid sequence is MAQISPYYLQIGATVGMIVMALLAIFIRMKASHRPVTIRKILIPPLGMSTGFLMFVVPATHVPLLWAFIAFLVGWFLFSYPLIRSTRFERVGEEIFATRSRSFAFILLGLLAVRLILHEVIQRYVSIPQTGGLFFLLAFGMIVRWRVYMYKHYKEVLVAEH